Within the Sulfurospirillum barnesii SES-3 genome, the region CCGTAGAGAAAAAAGATATTGAGGCCTTAACACTTTTAGGTGTCTTGCTTTTAATTAAACAAACGCAAGACATTACCCTTAATTTTACAGCATCGTGTCGTATGGCGATTTGTGGGGCGTGTTCTGTGCGTGTCAATGGACACTCTTATCTTGCGTGTGATACCAAAATGACAGAGTTGTTTGAAGAGTATAAAGATATGGAGACTTTTAGAATCTCTCCTTTGGCAAATTTTACGGTCATTTCAGATTTAGCGGTGGATTGGGAGCCAGCCATTGAGAATCTTCGTAAAGTTAAACCAGGTTTGGTCGCAAAATCGGAATTTTCAGAAAAAGAGGGATGTCGTCAAAATCAAGAAGAGTATGACCGCATCGAGAAGCAGTGGGATTGTATCTTGTGTGGAAGCTGTGCTTCTGAGTGTAACAAACTCTCTGCGGATAGAAGTGACTACATGGAGCCTTTCGTCTACACTAGAGCATGGAAAGTTGCCAATGATTCACGCTCTAAAGATCCGATGATTCATGTAAAGCCTGCGGTTGCCAATGGTTTATGGAATTGTGTGCATTGTCAAGAGTGTATTAGCCGTTGCCCCAAACACATCAGCTCAGCCGATGATATTGCAGGTTTAACCGTTCTTGCCATCAAAAAAGGACTCACCAGTGGTTTAGGACCAGCACACGCTAAAGCGTTTCATACCGACCTCGTTGAAGGCTCTGGTCGCTTAAATGAAATCTATTTGGCACTCAGAACCGAGGGTGTGAGCACGGTTGCAAGAACAGGGATGGCTATTACGTTGATGCGTGCTGGAAAAATGAACCCGCTGGAAATCTTTGGTGGACATACCATCGAAGGACATAAAGATTTAGTAAAAATGATTAAAGCAGCCAAAGCTGCAACAAAGGAGTAAGGTATGCAAAAAGAATTTGCTTTTTTCCCTGGATGCGTGCTTTCACAAGCTGCGATTGAATCAAAAATGTCGATTGAAGCGATAGCCCCAGCGCTGGGCATTACGCTTAAAGAAATTAATGGATGGAGTTGTTGTGGTGCTTCACAAGCACAAAAAGTTGACCCTCTAGCAACTTTAGTAGCGAATGCGAGAAACCTAGCGTTGGCAGAAAAGATGAATTTGCCTGTGCTCACCACATGCAGTACCTGTTTATTGATGTTGCGTCGTGCCAAAGCGGAGTTAGATGGTGGTCAAAAAGAGCGTATCAATACCTTTTTGGCACAGGGCAATATGCAATACAAAGGAACAAGCGAAGTAACAAGCCTTTTATGGCTCTTAGCGCAAAATGTGGAAGAGTTAAAAAGCAAAGTGAAAAAGCCACTCTCAAACCTAAAAGTCGCAGTATTTTATGGTTGCCATAGCATTAGACCTGCAAAAGATTTGGGATTTGAGAGTTCGACCACTCCAACTAGTTTTGAGACAGTGGTCAAAGCCTTAGGCGCACAGGTTGTTCCTTTTGAAAAGCGTTTAAATTGTTGTGGTTTTCATGCGGTTTATCCTGCGGAGAAGTCTGCGATGAAAATGACCAGTGGCATCGTCAACAGTGCGGCTAAAAGTGAAGCACACTGTGTGGTAACACCGTGCCCATTGTGTCAAATGCAACTTGATATTTATCAAGAAGATGCGCAAGATATCGCCAAATCCAATGTGCGTTTACCTGTATTGCACCTCTCTCAATTAGTGGGACTTGCACTAGGCATTCCTGCTAAAAAATTGGGTCTTGATCATAACGTGATTGATGCGAGTAAATTAGGATAATGCTTGATAAGAGGTAACCGTGTGTTACCTCTTTCTCCTTTGATATTTATGGTGAAAGGACACCCATGACTCTCTCAAGACAACTGCTTGTAATGCTCATCTCTGCAATTTTAGGCGCTTCCATTATCTTTGGTATCAGTCTTATGAAAATGGATCAGATTTATACAACCACAACATCGTGTCAACAGACAACACTGCCCAGTGTATTACTGCTTGATGATATGCAACGAGGGTTTTATCGTATCAGACTTTTATTGTGGGAACATATAGGAACGGAAGTCAGTAATAAAGAAGAGATAAAAGTATTGGATGAGCGATACGCTACCTACCGAAGAGAGTTTGAAACCAATTTAAAAAACTACGCACTCTTTGCAAGCGATGATAAAGATAAAGAGATTTATGAAAAAGAGAAACAACTTTATGCCATTTACATCGCAATGGCAGATAAAGTCTTGCAACTCTCACGAGAAGATAAAAAAGCAGAAGCCAAAAACTTTATGCTTAAAAATAGAAAGATGTCACGTAATTTAACCGATACCATTGATGAGCAGATGACGTATAATAAAACAGCTTCGGAAAATAATGCTCTTTTAGCGCAAGAGACCAAATACCATGCACGTTTGCAGATGATAGGCATTATTCTTTTGGTTGTCATTTTAACTACGATGCTCAGTTATCTTATTTATAAAAATATTATGCAAGGCGTTTATCTTATTCACAATAGTATTAGCCATTTTGTCAAGGATAAAAACCTAAAATTTAGAATTGACTATGCAAAAAACAATGAAATCAAAGAGATTGTTGAGAGTTTTAATGATTTGATTATCACCTTAGAACATACGATTACAGATGCTAAACATGCATCCAATGAAAATGCCTCTGTCTCCCATGAACTCAGTACCACAAGTATGGAAATCGGCAAAAATGCAGAGCAGAGTTCACGAATTGTTGAGGAGGCTATTTCTGAGATAGAAACTGTTAAACGGTTTGTCCAGCAGACAGCTAAACTCTCTGAATCGATGAAAGAGGAGATTGGGGATGCTGGCTATAAGCTCAATTGTGCCAAAGAGGAGATGATGGCTTTGCGTCACGAAGTGGATAGGGCAACGCTCGCAGAAACTACTTTAGCAGGACAATTGGAGCAGATGAGTCAGGATGCTGAACAAGTGAAACAAATTTTAACCGTTATCTCTGAGATTGCAGACCAAACCAATCTTTTAGCACTCAATGCTGCCATTGAAGCAGCACGTGCGGGTGAGCATGGCAGAGGCTTTGCTGTGGTTGCTGATGAGGTGCGAAAATTGGCGGAGCGTACCCAAACATCACTCACAGAGATTAATGCGACGATTAATGTTATCGTTCAGTCCATCGTGAATGCCTCTTCGCAAATGAGTCAAAATGCCAAAAATATTCAGCACCTTTTAGTGGTCTCTAATGCCGTGGAAAGTACCATCGTAGATACGTCTGAGGTCATGCAAAAGAGTATTGTAGCGGTGAGTGAGAGTACGCAACATTCTCAAAAAATAGCAACCGATACGGATAAAATTGTTGATAGGGTTGCCAACATTAATACCCTGACTTCGCATAATGCAAGAAGTGTTGAGGAGATAGCCTCTGCTGCTGACCACCTGTCCCGTTTGGCGGAGACATTAAACAGTAAGCTTTTACAATTTCAATAAAAAAAGTGCGCTCTAAAGGAATAAAGAATGGAAGTGATGTGGTTTGGACTGATTAGTTTTTGCACGTCACTCATTACTGGGGTGATTGGCGTGGGTGGAGGTTTGCTGTTAATCGCCATTTTGCCACATTTCTTGCCTACCAATGCACTCATTCCTGTGCATGGCTTGACGCAAATCGCCAGTAATGTCTCACGAACTTACTTTGGATGGAAGGATGTTCAACTAGAAGTTGTTCCTAAATTTTTTATAGGCTCTCTTCTTGGCGTGAGTGTTTTTACGTTGTTACTAAACCAAATAACCCTCTCTTCTATTCCTTTATTGATAGGTGTTTATATTTTAGTATCGTTATGGTCTCCATGGTTTAATGCAAAGATAATGAAGTATGAAAACTATTATTTGATTGGCTTTTTGCAAACAGGGCTCTCGGTTGTCGTTGGAACAACAGGGCAACTGGCAATTGCAAAATTACTCAAAGACTTTAACGATGCCAATAAAGTGGTTGCCACATCCGCACTGTTGATGAGCATAACACATCTCTTAAAATCCGTGGTATTTATCTACTTTGGGTTTGTTTTTTTTGATTATGCGGGGCTGATTTTTGTGATGATGATTGGCTCTGTTTTAGGCTCTTATGCGGGAACAAAACTGAGGCATAAACTAGAGAGTAAAACGTTGATGTTTCTCTTAAAATTATTGCTCTCTGCGTTAGCGCTCAAAAGTATTGTAAAGACGATATTCGCAGGATAATGGTTTTACATGTAACGTGTTTTGTAGTTTTTTAGAGATGTTAAATGGTACACACGATGGTAAAACACGCTCCAAAATATTCCTCTTGTTCAAAGTGAAAATATCGATTTTCGACGGTTAGTTTCCCTCCAATATGTTCATGAATAATCTGCTTTGCAATGTAAAGCCCAATGCCAGCTCCCTCTTTTTTGGTGCTAAAATGTGGGTTGAAAATACGATGGATAATTTTCTCAGGCACCCCACCACCGTTATCTTGAATGGTGATGCTAAACGCTTTATCGCTTTGATGGGTTTTAATAAGAATGATTTTTTCGCCATTTTTTTGATCGTTTAGAACATCTTTGGCGTTCATCAAGATATTAAGAATAACATGTTCAAACTCTCCTTGATAACTCTCTAGTGTGTGGGTGCTTTGCATCTGATGGATCATTACAATATCATCGAGTTTGAGGGTTTTTTCCATCAAGCGAATCATATGTTCAATGGATGTTACGACATCAAACGTGTGTGTATTGTTTTTTAGACTAAAAAAGTTTTTAAAAATATCAATCGTATCCGCCATTTTTGCGATTAACGTACGAGCAGCCTTCGTCTCTTTTTCAAGCAATTCGTGTGTCAGAAGATTTTTATGGTAAGCAAACTCAAATTTTTGCAAAACAAGCCCTAATTCATTCAAAGGTTGCTTCCACTGGTGCGCAATGGTGGCTATCATTTCTCCCATAACGGCATATTTGGAAACATTGATGGCAGGGGTGAGAAGATTTTTAAAAACAAAAAAACTATACAGACCAAAAAAGCCTAAAAGCGCTAATGCCAAAAGCGATGTCACATACTTAATCTCTTTAGAAGCGGTATCAAATTCTTCAAGATACGCAGACGAGACAACGTACCAGCCAAGTTCAGGGATTTGTTCTATCCATGCAATTTTATCGTAACTATAATGCTCAAGGTCATCAGGTTTGTTCCACTGATAAATCAGTTCTTTTGTCGTGGTGGCTTTTTCTATTAACTCATCAAAGATTAATTTTCCCGTAGCAGGATTTTTGATGGTTTTAAACGTGTGCCCTTCAATCTCTTTGTTAGGATTAATCAGCATCGTACCGTTTGCGTCAAAAAGAAAAAGATAGCCTGTTTTGCCGATGCGTGTTTTTTGGACAATTTCGCTGAGTTGAAGCATCAGCGTTGCTTTTCGTTTATCAATCTCTGCTTGAATATCATCGATATACGCACCTGACATCACCACCATTTCCCACGGAGAAAAATCTTTAATAAAAACCAACTTTTCATGCCCAATGCTATCTTCGGGATTTTTTTTCCAAAAATACCTGTAAAAGCCCTCTCCATATTCATCAATAATCGCGTGAATGTCTGGAATGATTGCCTTACCTCTCATATCACCCATGTTACTCATGTCCATACTGTTCATGTAAGGATGAGAGACCAAGACATTGTTATACGTGCTAATGTAAAAATAGCCATCCCCACTATGGCGTAGTTTTGAAATGAGTTGCAAGACTTCTTTTTGATTGTTTTGGATGGCTTCTTGTGAGAGATTTTGCGTGGAAGATGCTTCATGTTTTGCTTGCAAAAGAGAGATGACCATATTGACCGCATTGGTTAGTTTGTCTTTGTGCTGTTGGAGTGCTAACGCCTCATACATCGTCACATCTCTATGGGTATTTTGCGCAAGGAGCACGACTTTTGAGAGCACTTCGTGCGCATTTTTTTCTTCTAGTTTTCGTGTGACATGGTGCATTTTTGGAAGAATAAACACATAAATCGCCAAAGTGTAGAGAATAATAATGCCCAAAACAGCAAGCATGGCTTTTAAAAAGAGTCTGGATTTAAACATGCATACCAATCTTATAACCAACACCTGAGAGGTTAATGATAATACCTTTGGTTGTTTTTTTTCGGATGGATTTGACGATGGTGCGCACAAGCTCCAAGGAGGGGTTTTGGGTGGAGAGATGGTGCATGAGCGTT harbors:
- the sdhB gene encoding 8-methylmenaquinol:fumarate reductase iron-sulfur subunit — translated: MKFIIDRFDGKRNYQQTYTVEKKDIEALTLLGVLLLIKQTQDITLNFTASCRMAICGACSVRVNGHSYLACDTKMTELFEEYKDMETFRISPLANFTVISDLAVDWEPAIENLRKVKPGLVAKSEFSEKEGCRQNQEEYDRIEKQWDCILCGSCASECNKLSADRSDYMEPFVYTRAWKVANDSRSKDPMIHVKPAVANGLWNCVHCQECISRCPKHISSADDIAGLTVLAIKKGLTSGLGPAHAKAFHTDLVEGSGRLNEIYLALRTEGVSTVARTGMAITLMRAGKMNPLEIFGGHTIEGHKDLVKMIKAAKAATKE
- a CDS encoding sulfite exporter TauE/SafE family protein is translated as MEVMWFGLISFCTSLITGVIGVGGGLLLIAILPHFLPTNALIPVHGLTQIASNVSRTYFGWKDVQLEVVPKFFIGSLLGVSVFTLLLNQITLSSIPLLIGVYILVSLWSPWFNAKIMKYENYYLIGFLQTGLSVVVGTTGQLAIAKLLKDFNDANKVVATSALLMSITHLLKSVVFIYFGFVFFDYAGLIFVMMIGSVLGSYAGTKLRHKLESKTLMFLLKLLLSALALKSIVKTIFAG
- a CDS encoding sensor histidine kinase is translated as MFKSRLFLKAMLAVLGIIILYTLAIYVFILPKMHHVTRKLEEKNAHEVLSKVVLLAQNTHRDVTMYEALALQQHKDKLTNAVNMVISLLQAKHEASSTQNLSQEAIQNNQKEVLQLISKLRHSGDGYFYISTYNNVLVSHPYMNSMDMSNMGDMRGKAIIPDIHAIIDEYGEGFYRYFWKKNPEDSIGHEKLVFIKDFSPWEMVVMSGAYIDDIQAEIDKRKATLMLQLSEIVQKTRIGKTGYLFLFDANGTMLINPNKEIEGHTFKTIKNPATGKLIFDELIEKATTTKELIYQWNKPDDLEHYSYDKIAWIEQIPELGWYVVSSAYLEEFDTASKEIKYVTSLLALALLGFFGLYSFFVFKNLLTPAINVSKYAVMGEMIATIAHQWKQPLNELGLVLQKFEFAYHKNLLTHELLEKETKAARTLIAKMADTIDIFKNFFSLKNNTHTFDVVTSIEHMIRLMEKTLKLDDIVMIHQMQSTHTLESYQGEFEHVILNILMNAKDVLNDQKNGEKIILIKTHQSDKAFSITIQDNGGGVPEKIIHRIFNPHFSTKKEGAGIGLYIAKQIIHEHIGGKLTVENRYFHFEQEEYFGACFTIVCTI
- a CDS encoding methyl-accepting chemotaxis protein; translated protein: MTLSRQLLVMLISAILGASIIFGISLMKMDQIYTTTTSCQQTTLPSVLLLDDMQRGFYRIRLLLWEHIGTEVSNKEEIKVLDERYATYRREFETNLKNYALFASDDKDKEIYEKEKQLYAIYIAMADKVLQLSREDKKAEAKNFMLKNRKMSRNLTDTIDEQMTYNKTASENNALLAQETKYHARLQMIGIILLVVILTTMLSYLIYKNIMQGVYLIHNSISHFVKDKNLKFRIDYAKNNEIKEIVESFNDLIITLEHTITDAKHASNENASVSHELSTTSMEIGKNAEQSSRIVEEAISEIETVKRFVQQTAKLSESMKEEIGDAGYKLNCAKEEMMALRHEVDRATLAETTLAGQLEQMSQDAEQVKQILTVISEIADQTNLLALNAAIEAARAGEHGRGFAVVADEVRKLAERTQTSLTEINATINVIVQSIVNASSQMSQNAKNIQHLLVVSNAVESTIVDTSEVMQKSIVAVSESTQHSQKIATDTDKIVDRVANINTLTSHNARSVEEIASAADHLSRLAETLNSKLLQFQ
- the sdhE gene encoding 8-methylmenaquinol:fumarate reductase membrane anchor subunit, translated to MQKEFAFFPGCVLSQAAIESKMSIEAIAPALGITLKEINGWSCCGASQAQKVDPLATLVANARNLALAEKMNLPVLTTCSTCLLMLRRAKAELDGGQKERINTFLAQGNMQYKGTSEVTSLLWLLAQNVEELKSKVKKPLSNLKVAVFYGCHSIRPAKDLGFESSTTPTSFETVVKALGAQVVPFEKRLNCCGFHAVYPAEKSAMKMTSGIVNSAAKSEAHCVVTPCPLCQMQLDIYQEDAQDIAKSNVRLPVLHLSQLVGLALGIPAKKLGLDHNVIDASKLG